Proteins encoded by one window of Kribbella flavida DSM 17836:
- a CDS encoding LacI family DNA-binding transcriptional regulator, producing the protein MATISDVAALAGVSTATVSRALNGKATVDPGLAARVRKAAGELGYQPNGPARNLRRQEAAVVALIISDVENPFFTAIARGVEDVAHEVGYSVVLCNSDESAGKESRYIDIAIQERVAGVILSPTGTTSSVQKLVARGTAFVAVDRPLPQQDSDVVLVDTRLAARQATEHLIAQGYDRIGCLTGPAGVRTADDRLAGYRDALKAGKRKSSTKLVRRTEYKAAGAHRAALELMNTDEPPDALLVANSAMAVGVLQALRELGTRPGRDVGIVAFDDAPWAELVDPPLSVVAQPAYEIGTVAARLLLARITDGSRPSTTTTLGARLIERESSHRH; encoded by the coding sequence ATGGCCACCATCAGCGATGTCGCGGCGCTCGCCGGCGTCTCCACGGCGACCGTCTCGCGGGCCCTGAACGGCAAGGCCACGGTCGATCCCGGCCTGGCCGCCCGGGTCCGGAAGGCGGCCGGCGAGCTCGGCTACCAGCCCAACGGACCGGCCCGGAACCTGCGCCGTCAGGAGGCCGCGGTGGTCGCGCTGATCATCTCCGACGTGGAGAACCCGTTCTTCACCGCGATCGCGCGCGGGGTCGAGGACGTCGCGCACGAGGTCGGCTACTCGGTCGTGCTGTGCAACTCCGACGAGAGCGCCGGCAAGGAGAGCCGCTACATCGACATCGCGATCCAGGAACGGGTCGCCGGGGTGATCCTGTCCCCCACCGGTACGACGTCGTCGGTGCAGAAGCTGGTCGCCCGCGGCACGGCCTTCGTCGCCGTCGACCGGCCCCTGCCGCAGCAGGACAGCGACGTCGTCCTGGTCGACACCCGGCTGGCGGCGCGGCAGGCGACCGAGCACCTGATCGCTCAGGGGTACGACCGGATCGGGTGTCTGACCGGGCCGGCGGGAGTTCGTACTGCCGACGATCGGCTGGCGGGGTATCGGGACGCGCTGAAGGCGGGCAAGCGGAAGAGCTCGACGAAGCTGGTACGGCGTACGGAGTACAAGGCGGCGGGGGCGCACCGGGCGGCGCTGGAACTGATGAACACCGACGAGCCGCCGGATGCGTTGCTGGTCGCGAACAGCGCGATGGCGGTCGGTGTGCTGCAGGCGCTGCGGGAGCTGGGGACGAGGCCGGGGCGCGACGTCGGGATCGTGGCGTTCGACGACGCGCCGTGGGCGGAGCTGGTGGATCCGCCGCTGTCGGTGGTGGCGCAGCCGGCGTACGAGATCGGGACGGTGGCCGCTCGGTTGCTGCTGGCAAGGATCACCGACGGAAGCCGGCCGTCGACCACGACCACGCTCGGCGCCCGGTTGATCGAGCGGGAGAGCTCGCACCGGCACTGA